Genomic window (Armatimonadota bacterium):
TATGGGTTCTTCCGCTGGCCGTGGTTGCTGAAGCCGTACGCGAAGTCCTTTGAGGTGTTCATCGATCCGATCGACGCGGAGCGGCCCGATTTCCGGGACCCGAATTCGGACATGTTCGGATACGCCTTCGGCTTGACCCCGAGCTTCGGTTACAACGCCCGGACGTTCTCGCCTGGGGAGGACCTTTCGATGCCGGACCTGGAGCCTTACCGGCCCGTCTCGACGAGCGCGGTTTCAGAGCCTGCTCAGACACTCTTGTTCGCGAGCAGCGTCTACAACGAACCTGCCGACAAACCGAAAGTCGGTTTCTACCGGGTCTATCCGCCGAGCAAGTGGACGCGGGAACTTCCGATGCGGGGCCGGTCGTTCGGCCACGTCTGGCCACGGTTCTTCGATACGTACGCGAGCACGGTCTGGGCCGACGGGCACGTCCGGTCGATGACGGTCTCGCAGTTGGACCACGAGAGTCTGTGGACCGCCTCTAAGCCTTGAGCGAATGGCGAGTAACATCGCCGGTGTGACCGGTGGAGACTGCGTCAAAGACTGCGCGCTGACCGCAAGCTGTTTCGATATCCGCTCCCATGAGATCCCCCCTCATGGGAGCGAGCTTGCCGACAGGTACGTCTTCCTGATGTCCGAGCTCGCCGACAAGCACGGCTCTGTCAAAGCGATGGAACTGACCCGGCGTCTCGGGGTGAACGCGGCGACCGTGACGCGCAACCTCCAGCGCCTCGAAACCGCCGGTCTCGTCCAAGTCGAGCGGCACAAAGGCGCCCGCTTGACGGACGAAGGTCGGCAACTCGCCGACATCATGCGGTACCGGCACGAGACGTTGGCGCGGTTCCTCCTCATCCACGGGGTCAAACCTTGTACGGCCCAAAAGGAAGCGGTCCGGCTGATGTCCGACCTCTCGCCCGAGACCCTTCGGGTCTTTGCGACGCTGCTCGCGGAACGCATGGCCTTCAAGGACAGGGAGAGCTGCACCGTCGTCAGTTGCAGTTGCCAGCAAGGGGAGTGCCTGCAGAGCAGGCTCCGCTCCACATCGAACTCTTAGCGTCAGAACAGGCCTTCGACGCTCAGATACCGCTCACCGGTGTCGTAACAGAAGGTCAAGACCCGGGCTCCGGCCCCCTCCCTGTCCAACGCTTTCGCGACGCCCGCGAGTGCCGCTCCCGAGGACGGGCCGACAAAGATCCCTTCCTCCTTTGCCGCCCGGACCGCATAGGAGAAGGCTTCCTCTTCCGACACCGTGATGGTCCCGTCCAAGGTGGAGACGTGGAGGTTTTCAGGGATGAACCCGGCACCCAGCCCCTGGAGACGATGGGGCCCAGGTTCGCCCCCACTGATCACAGCCGACTTTTCCGGCTCGACCGCGAACGTCTTCATCGAGGGGAACTTCGACTTCAGGGTTTCGCCGACCGCTGTGATGTGGCCGCCGGTCCCTACGCCCGTGACCAGGAGATCGAACCCTTCGGGAAAGTCCTCCAGGATCTCGACGGCCGTGGTCCGGAAGTGGGCGTCGAGGTTGGCCGGATTTTCGAACTGTTGAGGCATCCAAGCACCCTTCGTCGAAGCGACGATCTCTTCCGCCTGGGCGATCGCGCCCTTCATTCCCGACTCTCTGGGCGTCAGGACGAACTCGGCACCGAAGGCTGCCATGACCCGGCGTCGCTCGACCGACATCGACTCAGGCATCACAAGGATCAATCGGTAGCCCTTGACCGCGGCGACCATCGCCAGTCCGACTCCGGTGTTCCCAGAAGTCGGTTCGACGATGACGCCGTCCCGGGTCAACAACCCGCGACGTTCGGCGTCCTCCACCATCGAAAGGGCGATCCGGTCTTTGATGCTCCCTCCAGGGTTCGCCCGTTCCAGCTTCATCCAGATTTCGGACGATTCCGGGAAGAGTCGACGGATCCGGACGTGCGGTGTCCGGCCGATGGTTTCTAGGATCGATTCTGCTTTCATGTCAAGTGCTCAAATGTTGAATTCAAGAAGTTCTTCGACGGCGTGGCCGGGAGTCTGGAGACGGCTGGCGTTCGTGACCAGTGAACGTGGCGGCACGCTCGTCGTCAACCAGACGTTTCCGCCGATGGTGGAGCCCTTCCCCACGACGGTCGTGCCGCCCAAGATCGTGGCGTTGGCATAGACCGTCACGTCGTCTTCGAGCGTCGGGTGCCGCTTCGAACGGGCGAGGGCCTTGTCGACGCGGAGCGCGCCCAGCGTGACGCCCTGATAGAGCCGGACATTGTCGCCGATCACGGCCGTCTGACCGATCACGACGCCCGTCCCGTGGTCGATGGCGAAAGCCCGACCGATGACAGCCCCCGGATGGATGTCGATTCCGGTCTGACGATGGGCGTACTCGGCCATCAACCTCGGCATAAGAGGCACGCCGCAGTCCACAAGCACGTGGGCCACCCGGTAGACCGCGGTCGCATAGAAGCCAGGGTAGGCAAGGACGACTTCGTCCAAGCTCTCGGCACTCGGGTCCATTGCGAAGACCGCTTCTGCGTCAACGGTCAAGAGCCGTCGGACGTCTGGAAGGGCCGATTCGAAGCGGCTTTCCGTCTCCCCGCAGGGATGTCCTTCTGGCATGAGGGGGCGGACGGCCTCGATGAACAACTCTCGAAGAGCGTCTCGACCTGCCGGATCCCTGAATCCGATCGCTCCGCCGTCGTGGAAGTGCGGGAACAGGCACGATAGGGCCGTCCTGCAGAGTTCCTCCGAGCGGACGCGCAGTCCAGGCGGCAGTCCTCGACCTTCGAACGGGTCACTCTCCGATAGACCCGACGAAACTCCGGATCCGGCGACGGCCTCTCCGCACATGTGAATCTTTACGTCGGATTCACCGATCGCGTGCCGGCCCTTGACCCGAACGTCTGATCAGCCCGGGTACAGGGACCCGGGCACGTCCGAAAACCCTCCCGTCAACGCTTCCTTTTCCGCGAGAACCGGGAACCTTGCGGACGAGGCCCGGCATGGGTCGGTCGCACGGCGGAGTGCGGATGAGAGTGGTGTTCGCCTTGTCCTCCGGAGACGGCCGACTGGAAAATGAGGCGCGAGGCCCTTTCCGCGGCGGGTCCGGCAAGGTTCGCCGTCAGCGGCTCCGCGACTTTGCCCCGCGTCCTTCCGGTGCGCGCAGCGTGCGGCGCGGCGGTGCTTCTCGGCGAGACTTCCAGTTCTTTACCCGTCAAACGTTCGATGTCCCGGACGTCCTTCGACTGGTCGGGAAGCGCGATCGTGATGGCTTTGCCTCTGGATCCGGCCCGACCGGTCCGCCCGATACGGTGGACGTAGTCGTCGGCCTTCTCAGGCACGTCGAAATTGATGACCAGACCGATGTCCTTGACGTCGATCCCTCTCGCCGCAATGTCCGTGGCGACCAGGATGCGGTACTCGCCGTCTTTGAACCCCTGGAGGGCTTCCCGCCGTTGGGCGAGCGTCCTGTCGGAATGGATCTCGGCTGCCGAATGTCCCTGGTTCCGGATCGATTTGGCCAGTTTCCTCGCGCCGTGACGGGTCCTGGCGAAGACAAGGACCGAGCCCCGGTTTTCATCGAGCAGGCTGTGCAGAAGCGGCTGCTTCCCTTCGTGCTGCACATAGAAGAGTTCCTGACGGACCAGTTCGCTAGGCGTACCTGCAGGGGCGACGTCGATACGGACGGGCCGGTACAGATACGCGTCGGCCAGATCCGCGATCTCCTTGGGCATCGTGGCGCTGAACATGAGCGTCTGACGACGCTTCGGCACCGTATCGAGGATCTTCTTGATGGCGGGCGCAAAGCCCATGTCGAGCATCCGGTCGGCTTCGTCGAGCACGACGATGGATACGCGGTCGAGTCGGACCGTCTTTTGGTTCAAGTGGTCCTGGAGCCTGCCCGGGGTCGCG
Coding sequences:
- a CDS encoding prepilin-type N-terminal cleavage/methylation domain-containing protein; the encoded protein is MKRAFTLIELLVVIAIIAILASILFPVFARAKESSRKAVSLTRAKQMSVGGALYMTDSDDTYWPLMYVGEAGQTQPDNYGFFRWPWLLKPYAKSFEVFIDPIDAERPDFRDPNSDMFGYAFGLTPSFGYNARTFSPGEDLSMPDLEPYRPVSTSAVSEPAQTLLFASSVYNEPADKPKVGFYRVYPPSKWTRELPMRGRSFGHVWPRFFDTYASTVWADGHVRSMTVSQLDHESLWTASKP
- a CDS encoding MarR family transcriptional regulator; this translates as MASNIAGVTGGDCVKDCALTASCFDIRSHEIPPHGSELADRYVFLMSELADKHGSVKAMELTRRLGVNAATVTRNLQRLETAGLVQVERHKGARLTDEGRQLADIMRYRHETLARFLLIHGVKPCTAQKEAVRLMSDLSPETLRVFATLLAERMAFKDRESCTVVSCSCQQGECLQSRLRSTSNS
- the cysK gene encoding cysteine synthase A, translated to MKAESILETIGRTPHVRIRRLFPESSEIWMKLERANPGGSIKDRIALSMVEDAERRGLLTRDGVIVEPTSGNTGVGLAMVAAVKGYRLILVMPESMSVERRRVMAAFGAEFVLTPRESGMKGAIAQAEEIVASTKGAWMPQQFENPANLDAHFRTTAVEILEDFPEGFDLLVTGVGTGGHITAVGETLKSKFPSMKTFAVEPEKSAVISGGEPGPHRLQGLGAGFIPENLHVSTLDGTITVSEEEAFSYAVRAAKEEGIFVGPSSGAALAGVAKALDREGAGARVLTFCYDTGERYLSVEGLF
- a CDS encoding serine acetyltransferase, with the translated sequence MCGEAVAGSGVSSGLSESDPFEGRGLPPGLRVRSEELCRTALSCLFPHFHDGGAIGFRDPAGRDALRELFIEAVRPLMPEGHPCGETESRFESALPDVRRLLTVDAEAVFAMDPSAESLDEVVLAYPGFYATAVYRVAHVLVDCGVPLMPRLMAEYAHRQTGIDIHPGAVIGRAFAIDHGTGVVIGQTAVIGDNVRLYQGVTLGALRVDKALARSKRHPTLEDDVTVYANATILGGTTVVGKGSTIGGNVWLTTSVPPRSLVTNASRLQTPGHAVEELLEFNI
- a CDS encoding DEAD/DEAH box helicase — encoded protein: MSQRTNSGFAPLCVTPDLCQSLKRHGIVEPTPIQGKAIPVAMSGADLVGIAQTGTGKTLAFGLPMVQLLKPGQVGLVLAPTRELAQQIAETFHKLHVPCVLVIGGASMGKQVQQLRREHRVIVATPGRLQDHLNQKTVRLDRVSIVVLDEADRMLDMGFAPAIKKILDTVPKRRQTLMFSATMPKEIADLADAYLYRPVRIDVAPAGTPSELVRQELFYVQHEGKQPLLHSLLDENRGSVLVFARTRHGARKLAKSIRNQGHSAAEIHSDRTLAQRREALQGFKDGEYRILVATDIAARGIDVKDIGLVINFDVPEKADDYVHRIGRTGRAGSRGKAITIALPDQSKDVRDIERLTGKELEVSPRSTAAPHAARTGRTRGKVAEPLTANLAGPAAERASRLIFQSAVSGGQGEHHSHPHSAVRPTHAGPRPQGSRFSRKRKR